A genomic segment from Bombus huntii isolate Logan2020A chromosome 13, iyBomHunt1.1, whole genome shotgun sequence encodes:
- the LOC126872376 gene encoding uncharacterized protein LOC126872376, translating to MKLLLVALLGCMCAAHREPSDDYYSFEEIRFDDDDYVDREKSADFIESFDGGSSIDEKRYNNHDDWIREWAYPFRFENPETHHLIRHGRRQFRSMDQNTPISGNWLVKKEAVVEGDLVLGGLMMVHERGETVTCGPVMPQGGVQALEAMLYTLDKLNEEGIVPGVKIGAHILDDCDKDTYGLEMAVDFIKDSILQTQIELLNSVLQQ from the coding sequence ATGAAGCTTCTGCTGGTTGCCCTGCTCGGTTGCATGTGCGCGGCCCATCGCGAGCCGAGCGACGATTATTATAGTTTCGAGGAAATTCGTTTCGACGACGATGATTACGTCGACCGTGAGAAATCAGCGGATTTCATCGAAAGTTTCGACGGTGGTAGTTCGATAGACGAGAAAAGGTATAACAATCACGATGACTGGATTCGCGAGTGGGCGTATCCTTTTCGGTTCGAGAACCCGGAAACACATCATCTAATTCGACACGGTCGTCGGCAATTTCGATCGATGGATCAAAACACGCCAATCTCAGGCAACTGGCTGGTGAAAAAAGAAGCTGTGGTCGAGGGTGACTTGGTGTTGGGAGGTTTAATGATGGTGCATGAAAGAGGGGAAACGGTTACCTGCGGCCCTGTGATGCCGCAAGGAGGCGTGCAGGCACTCGAGGCGATGCTTTACACGTTGGATAAGCTCAACGAAGAGGGTATTGTGCCTGGTGTGAAAATTGGAGCACACATCCTAGACGACTGCGATAAGGACACGTACGGCCTCGAAATGGCCGTGGATTTCATAAAAG